The region TCACCGGCCACGCCGGCACCGGGGTCGGCAACGCCGACGACTACTTCAGCCGACTGTTGAAGACGTTCGTGCAGCTCGGCGCGGTGCCGGAGATCCCGGACGACCACGCCGACCTGGCCCCGGTCGACTACGTGGGCCGGGCGATCGGGCACCTGTCCCGACAACCGGGGCACCGCAACGACGACTTCCACTACTACAACAACCACACGATCTCCTTCGCCGACCTGACCGGTGCGCTGCACGGTTTCGGCTACCCGGTCGAGCCGGTGCCGTACGACCGTTGGCGGGCCGCCCTGCTGGCCCGGCCGGACGTGGCACTGGCACCGTTCACCCCTCTGTTCGGCGAGCAGGCGCCCCGGCGTACCCAGCCGTTTTTCGACTGTGCCCGGACCGAGGCGGCGCTGGCACCGGCCGGCATCACCTGCCCGCCCGCGGACCCGGCGCTGCTGCACACCTACCTGGCCTGGTACGTCCGCACCGGGTTCCTCGACCCGCCGCAGGCCGGCACAACCGATCTCGGGAGTACGCATGGCTGAACGGATCCGCGCCCGGCTGCTGATAGCGGTCTGGGTCGGTCAGCTCGTCTCCCTGATCGGGTCCAGCCTGACCGGGTTCGTGCTCGGCGTCTGGGTCTACCAGCGGACCGGCTCGGTCACCCAGTTCTCGCTGATCTTCCTGGCCAGCAGCCTGCCGGCGGTGCTGGCCGCCCCGTTCGCCGGGGTGATCGCGGACCGCTGGGACCGACGCAGGGTGATGCTGGTCAGCGACCTCGGCGCGGCGATCGGCACCGCCGCGCTCGCCCTGCTGGTGGCGAACGACAGCCTTGAGGTCTGGCACATCTACCTGGCCACCGCGCTCAGCGCCGCCGCCTCGACCGTGCACCAGGTCAGCTACCAGGCGATGACACCGGCGCTGGTCGGCAAGGCGCACCTGGCCCGGTTCAACGGGCTGATGCAGGTCACCCGGGCCGCCCAGATCGCCGCCCCGCTGGTCGCCGGGGTGCTGGTGGTGACGATCGGGATCGAGGGGGTGCTCGCGGTCGACCTGGGCAGCTTCGCGGTGGCGTCGCTGACCCTGCTGCTGGTCCGGTTGCCCGCCGAGGCGACCCGGCCGGCGGCCGAACGGACCCGTGAGCCGGTGCTGCGGGACGCCGCCGCCGGCTGGCACTACCTGCGGGCGCACACCGGGCTGTGGCAGCTGATGGTGCTCTTCGGCGCGTACAACTTCCTGTTCGGTTTCGCGGGTGTGCTGGTCCAGCCGCTGATCCTGTCGTTCGCCTCGGCGGACACCCTCGGCGTGCTGATGTTCGCCGGTGGCGCGGGACTCTTCGCCGGCAGCCTGGTGATGACCGCCTGGGGTGGCCCGGCCCGGAAGATCCACGCCGTCTTCGGTGGGCTGGCGCTCGGCGGGGTGGCGCTGGTACTGCACTCGCTGAGCCCGTCGGCGTGGCTGATCGCCGTGGTGGCGCCGCTGTTCCTGTTCACCCTGCCGATCGTGAACAGCTCCACCATGACCCTGATCC is a window of Micromonospora sp. NBC_01699 DNA encoding:
- a CDS encoding MFS transporter, which encodes MAERIRARLLIAVWVGQLVSLIGSSLTGFVLGVWVYQRTGSVTQFSLIFLASSLPAVLAAPFAGVIADRWDRRRVMLVSDLGAAIGTAALALLVANDSLEVWHIYLATALSAAASTVHQVSYQAMTPALVGKAHLARFNGLMQVTRAAQIAAPLVAGVLVVTIGIEGVLAVDLGSFAVASLTLLLVRLPAEATRPAAERTREPVLRDAAAGWHYLRAHTGLWQLMVLFGAYNFLFGFAGVLVQPLILSFASADTLGVLMFAGGAGLFAGSLVMTAWGGPARKIHAVFGGLALGGVALVLHSLSPSAWLIAVVAPLFLFTLPIVNSSTMTLIQTKTEPKVLGRVLAAARVVGDASIPVSYLLAGPLADQVFEPLLRPDGALAGNVGTVVGTGDGRGTALVFAVVGTLMVLLVAFAWSRRSLRDVDDLPDALEPAEPTPPATADPAAEPVRG